A genomic region of Brevibacillus sp. JNUCC-41 contains the following coding sequences:
- a CDS encoding GntR family transcriptional regulator, with protein sequence MNSLEMDIYNKIKQAIIQQKLRPNMQLIEKDLAESFGVSRTPVRNVLRRLEYEKLVKIKEHKGTFVSCSTIEEAKEVFEMRRILEGEAVRRACRLFNEEQLQELETLVEEERHIYGSLDFYESLKISGDFHLKIAEIAGNSYFYQYLEDLISLTYVIIAIYGRGKMETCGSHDHLQIFNAIKQRDGDLAERLSLIHLSEIESNLHFNEELQISSSLSDIFL encoded by the coding sequence TTGAATAGTTTAGAAATGGATATCTATAATAAAATCAAGCAAGCTATTATCCAGCAAAAGCTTCGGCCAAATATGCAACTAATAGAAAAGGATCTTGCTGAATCGTTTGGGGTAAGCCGTACCCCTGTTCGAAATGTTCTGCGCAGATTGGAATATGAAAAATTAGTGAAAATTAAAGAGCATAAAGGTACCTTTGTATCTTGTTCAACAATTGAAGAAGCAAAAGAAGTATTTGAAATGAGGAGAATTTTAGAAGGGGAGGCAGTGCGAAGAGCATGCAGACTCTTTAACGAGGAACAATTACAAGAGCTAGAGACTCTGGTTGAAGAAGAACGACATATTTATGGTAGTCTAGATTTTTATGAATCTTTAAAAATATCTGGGGATTTTCATTTAAAAATAGCTGAAATCGCAGGGAATTCGTATTTTTATCAATATCTCGAAGACTTAATTTCCCTAACTTATGTGATCATAGCAATCTATGGAAGAGGTAAAATGGAAACATGTGGTTCTCACGATCATTTGCAAATTTTTAATGCTATTAAGCAAAGGGATGGTGATCTTGCAGAACGCTTATCTCTCATTCATCTTAGTGAAATTGAATCGAATCTTCATTTTAATGAGGAATTACAGATCTCGTCTTCATTGTCAGATATATTTCTTTAA